The genomic DNA ACAGAGCAGGAAAACAGTACAGTCCTAGACTGCCCAGGTCTGGACTTCTTGTTACAAAGAACAATtagatgcacctgggtggctcagtcggttgagcatctgactttggctcaggtcatgatctcacagttcaggagttcgagcccagcatcaggctgtctgttgtctgctgttggcacagagcccgccgtggatcctctatccccctctctctctgcccctcccctgcttgcactgtctctctcaaataaacttgaagaagaagaagaagaagaagaagaagaagaagaagaagaagaagaagaagaattattAAACCccttttgtttaagccactgtggGTCCATTGCTGAACGCAATCGCTAAGGAAAACACACCCCAGCCCGTCCTAAGAGAAGACATGGGCAGTCAAAGCCATGCCTGCATAACGAGAGCACAACCTCAGAACTATAATATGATGACACAACACAGCAGTACAATACTGAACTTTTTTCAAAGGACTAACGAGAAACTGACAAAAGGTCTGCCTGGAAGACAAAAAGGACCACAAAGAACAAGCCTGTTTGTCTAGCACTGTCCAGAGAACAGGGTACTTTGGCCAGCTAACATTAGTATCTCTCACTGGAAGTTAATAAAACTGCTAGCTGTTTTATCAACCAGTCTCTTGTGGGGTTAGGACAGATCTCCCAATGGTGTGGCCTCAAAGCACCTGCTTCGTTGTAATTACGTTATTCACAAAACTGTAAGCTCTGTGCCTGCAGAGATCAGATCTATCCTATTCATGACTGAAAATGCAGCTCTACGCATGGTGCCCAGTACAAAGTCAGCAGTTAATATTTGGCAAGTCAAATGAAgattgactgaataaataaatgaccagTAAGTCCCCCGTGACTAACTCTGGTGAACTGATAAAACCCAagcaggggctggggcggggaaGCTCACAAAGCTAGACTGGCCCAAGTACTGTGGTATCCACGAAGGACAAGCCCACCAAGGATGAGGCACCAGCTGAAACAGGGCTGCTGGtttctccctcatttctttttgtatgtggCACACCTGACTCGTTCTTTACACCAATAGCCATTCACTCTACCTTGTCCTTGTCCATGACGACACTAGCCACGGGTCCGAATGCCTGGAAGTACTCAGAAAGCTGCGCAGAATCCACATCCCGGGGAAAGCCACTGACAAACACACTCCGAAGACCCTGGGCCTTTCGGGCAGCTCGTAGTTCTACCAGGTGCCGGTGCTTCCGGCCTCCCAAATGGGCATCTAGGCTGGGTCCTGCAaagataaacatgaaacaaaaacatcCAAATCACTCTTCGGTGGACTTAAATGCATACCTAAATCCTACTAATCCTTCCAAGCCACAGGAAGTGTGATCTTTGAATAAACAAAGTCCTAGCTCTTTTCACCTTCCTGTCTTGTCCATTTGTCTATATAATGCATTCTAAGCGGTTCCCCAGAGAGCTAGCTACCACTTTTTCTTAAACCATCTCTAAGTGCTAGAGCAACACCTGCAAATTGTAAAGAAATTAACGGGAAGCTTATCCAGGTCATATACAGAGGAACTAAATAAAACAGGACCCTAGACTATTCCCTCATGAATCATCCCTAGGTATGATATAGAGATTGAAAGTGCAAGATCTGAAGTCACACTGCCCAAGTTTAATTCTCAGCTCCAGCAAGCTGTGtgagatcttgggcaagttacttaacctctctgtgcatcTCTGTGCACACACAAAATTAAGATATTAACAGTACCACACAGGTATTATGCCTCTAAGAGTACTTGGCAGAGTCTGGTACATGTGGACCACGGGAAAAGtttagctgctattattattattattattattattattattttattaaattttgggTCAGCTGCTTATTGTCACCAATGTATATGTGGGGCCAGGGAAGACTATCTTGGATTTCTGGCTTGCCCTAGGGGACAAAGAGTGGTAATGTcattcacaaagaaaaagaatggaagatcTGTTTAAGGAAGATCATGATTCCAGTTTAGGAAAGATCGCGATTCCAGACTTCAAAAGTGGAATTTGAGGTTTCATGGAGTCCCCTGCGCTGTCATACAAGAGTCCTGTCGATTCTGCCAAATCCACTTTCTCATCACGCATGCCCTGCTACCCTGCTACCTCACCCATCTCTGCCTTTGCCTAGCTCCTCCGTAGGGCTACCCTGAGTTAAGTGCTACTTTCTCAGTGATCCTACAGCTGTCTAAACGTATCTCTAGAGCTCTGGAATTGTCTGCATCTCTAGATGGTGAGCTCCTTCACCTCTAAATCCCCTCACCCCACCCGAGAGCCCAGCCGAGTAACAGGCACAAAGGGGGCGTCCAACAGATGACGGTGATAGAGGGAATAAGATCATGACACTTTAGTTGTAGAGATTTCGGATACTAGGGATGAGGGGGCAAAGTGGTGGGGCTTTCCCCACTCTCCAATCCCTTCGTACAGGCGGAGTGAAAACCGAGGTGAGTGACCCTACCAACCGACTTGACAAAAACTAGGACCCGAAGACGAAAACTCACGACCACCCCCTCACAAGCCACCGCTTACGGTTGGCTGTAGTAACGTGGCAGAGGCAGCAGCGGAAACCCCCACGAGGCAGCGATTGGACATCCGAATCCACTGCCGCCATCGCGACTCTCCAGTACGGACAACACACAACCACTTCTGCCACCACCGGAACTCACGCCTACAAATCGCAGCGCGCTTGGAAGCAACTTCCGCCAGTCCAATAGGAAATGACGTAGCAAGGCCAATCGCGCAGGCACACTCCTCCGGAAACTGAGTCCCTAAGGCTCCGGGTTCCGTTTCCACCCGCCTTTAAGTCTTCACCCGCTTCTGGAAAAGCCGCCCATCTTTGATACTTATCTGCATGCGGTAAGCCGATTGGTGTGCTCTGAGCCACTTAGGCGTTGATTGGCCCAAGGCTTCATGAATATTCATAGAGTGGCCACAAAAACCGGCGCCGGCGGGGGTTTGAAGCCTGAGTGCTCTATCCTTGCTGGGAGCTCGGGAGTGTGCTGCTTGTACCTTCTTTCAAGAGGCGGTTAGAGACCCGCGGCGCTGCAtcatcctctctcctttttcaccTGGCGAATAAAGGCGGAGGATGAGCCGACTTCACAAAACTCAAGGCTGCCCTGGACTCCCAAGTTCCTTAGGGCTGttactctctccttctgccctctgtccttccctAAAATGGGCGTTCAGGGACCACTTCCTAGCCCTGGTTGGGGAGCTCTGCCCCTGTGGGCACCCTCTAGACTCCACTCAGCCACAGCCAGATCGCTGCGGTCCCGGTGAGTCAGGCTTTCCTTCCGCAATAGTGGGCTGCGTGAAGTGTGCTCACGAGGCGCCAGAGCCACCGGCCCCCTTCAAGGCAGGCGATGGAACCTACCATGTGACAGCTGAGTGGAGACATTGGAGGGAAAAAATGCTTCTTTCCCCAGACTGGTAGAGTGGTCAGTTCCTCCCGATACTGCCGGGGTGTAAGCTCAGAATGGGGAGAGTAAAGGAGCTGGggaggccctggggacagagaaCATGACATGGAGAAGACTCTCAGATGGGCTAAGCAGTTCCTGCTGCGGCTGTCAGCGCACAGCTTCGGACTGCGGAAAGCGCCCTGGACCTGAAGCAGACATCTCAAGATCCGAAACCTTAAGCAAAGTCTCAACTGCTGAGTCTGTTCCCCTATCTATCTCTAAAGTGTGGAAGGAACACGTACAACAGGCTTAACCTCTTATTCACTCTCCGAAGGTGCTCCTCCTGTTGGGCCCTGCTAAGGCTTGTTTCCCAAACCCAAAAAGGCAGGAGACAGCACTAGAGTGGAGCTCAGGCCAAGGCAGTTACTGAGGCTGGTCTTGGGAATCCTTGAAGTGGCAACTTGTGCAAATAAACCACAGAGCTGGGTGGTAAGACACtgcagtacccccccccccaaggtagGCTACATCTTGCCCTGGCTTCCAGCAACTCCCAGAATTTCCTGAGAGCTAAGGGttgggaaatagaagaaaaagcacCTTCACGCCTCCCTTCCTGTGGAAGCCACCAACCAGAGTCAGCTGATTCTGTTTTGAGTGAATCTGTACCAAGATGGAGCTCGAGTTCCAGCACCACAGGGAGCTGGGGAGCAGTTTGGGTCCCCCAAGAAAGCTAGCAGGAACAGTCTGCCTGTCCATGCTGCCTATCTCAGAAAGCTGCCCCCAGGGCAAGCACCATCTGTATCTTCTTTCTTATCCCTTTGTCCTTTATTCCAACTGAAgacaccaccctccccccccccaccccccccccccccatggcagAGAACAGCTGAGCCGGGAGAAGCTGAAGAAAACAGCTTTTTATTTGTTACTATAAGAACCAATTACAGAATCCGAGGTTAAAAAAACGGACAAAAGatctttatttctgagaattGGCGTACAAAAGGCAGAGGGGACAAGgcgagggaaggaaaagagagagcatgggctgGGGCTGATGCCAGCTTAGGGGCCTCAAACTCCAATTAGGAAAGTCCGGACACCGGACAGGAAGAGAAACccccattagaaaaaaaaaaagatatagtcaTGGCAGtgcacgcccccctcccccaaccaggtACCACCACCTCCTATCAAtttactcttcccctcccccatcccctttcAAAAAGGgaggcaaaatttttaaaaaattaaaaaaccctccccccccaaaactgTCCAAGACAACTGTGGGTCCTACCCCCCAAAACAGGCTAGGTTCCCACAATGGACCAAGTTCCTGCAGTGTGTCCTCCACCACCAGGCATGGAGAAGCATGGGAAGGGGACGAGCCTCGCAAGTGGTAACACCAGAGGGCGCCCGACCCCTCCAAGGACACAcacttgctccctccctccctcactcctcatTCCCTTTGATActagagggaagggagggtgggtgccCTGGGCACCCACCCTCTAGCTTtcagcccacctccctccctccccgcagaCGCTCAATCCTCCAGGACAATAGGCTCATTGGTGCTGGCAGGATGTGACGGTGCAGACAGTGGGACCGGGGGCCGCACTGCAATCAGTGGTGGCTTCACCTTCAGGGGCAAATTGGGCCGGCGAGCAGCTCGCCGCATTTCCAGATGGGTCAGAGCCTTCCGCAGGGCCCTGGCCAGGAAAAGAAGAGTGGAATGAAGGCCAGGACCCTCAAGGTAAACCCCCTTCCCCATTCCATGCCATAGTGTGCCTTCTGGCCCATTCTTTCCTGGCACCCCCACCCCGTACCCAGTCTTCTAGAGCTGGTCTTGTTCAGAATTCCTATTATCCTTACCCACCAACCTGGGTTATCAACCTCTCAGCCCCTCCTACGGTGGGTGGGCTCCCTACCTGGTATCCTTTGTGGCCACAAACACCACAGGATTGGGAGCATCAGCCGGGTTTAGTTTCTGACGCTTGGCTGCTGGCTGTGAGCTTGAACGAATCCCTGAGGCCAGAGGCCTTCCATTGGCAGAGAAGGGGACCCCGGCTCCTGACAtctggagaggaggggtgggtgCAGGCAGCACAATGAGAGAGGGCTCACAGATCCCCATCAGAAATAAAAGCCCGCCCAATCGGCCTGGCCCACTCCAGCTGTCAACTCACAGTCTCATAGGCCCGTTTCACCATAATGCCCCCCAGACCCCGGTTCTGGGTCAGCTGGTTTCTGTTGATCGGTGTCTTGGTACCCCGAGGTGTTTTTGgtttcagaggtgcctgggccactgccaagaaaaaaacaggaaaaaacttggagaaatttcatgttttctcttctgtatgtAGTTTCCCTGGGCATCCCCAAAAGCAGTCTGGCAACTACCACAGGAATGTGGCCTTAGCTCACTATGGTAATATTGGACAGTCTATGAAAATCATTATTAACCTACAGGAGTACAGTTTGTTAAACTAAATCTCTTTGGACTATGGTAGTAAAAGGATGACGGAGACCCTGAAACCATCTAACTGGTTCCCCATCCCATACCCACAGTCTGGTTTCCCCATCCCATACCCAAATCTTTGACAATAGTTGCCAGGGGCAGCCGCACCAGAGGGTGAATCTTCAGTGGAGTTTTCGCAGCCTTAGGAAGTCGAATGGAGCCTGGAGAGCAAAGATGACAGCTTTTGAAGGGGCTTCGCTACTCAGGCCTCTCCTACGGCCAGGAGCCACATCTAACCTCCTATCAAACCGCTGTGGCCTGCTGTCCCTGTGGTCATTAAACCTCCAGAGAAACACTGGTCTCTGCTCTGCTTTCTGGCCAGAGCACCCAGGCCTGCCACTAGCCCCACCGCTCCTGCCCTTACACTCTGCCTTGATGGCATTGGCATTGATAGGGGCATAGGGTCGTCGGGCAGCCCTCCTCGGCTGTAACAGGTCCCTGCACATGCGTCTGGCAAGACGGGTCAGCTTTGTGGTCTGAAGCAGGAATGTTTGCCTGTTCTTAGCCAGTAGCTTGGCCCGGTTGGCGCTGGTCGTATAGGGGGAGAGACTCTGGGCTTCAGGTCGAGACAAATGACCCCTCGAGTGTGGCTCCTGGAAGAAAGACataggaaaaagagagaacacgGATGGGCACTGAGGCTCCCTTGTTTCCTTCATTCTCTGCAAAAAGCAGTTTATTCCCACCTGATCTTTTTACTACCATCCCACCCACCCGTCTCCCCAACCACCACTAAGCACCACCTCCCCAACCCCACACACATCAAACCACCTTTTAAGGTTCTGGCCTTCACCTGAAGCTCACATCACTATGCTTACTGCTCTCCCCTGCCTATTCCCCATCAGTCCTTACTGTTGTGCCCCGGGCAGCCCCCTCAAGCTGGGTCGGGGTCTTCAGTCCCCCATACTTCTTCCAGTAGATCCAGCAGGAAGCACAGAGGCGGCACTGCATGTTGGGTGGGCCCCAGGCGTACCACTGGGCAGACTGTGTGGCTGTAGGAACACGGAGAAAAGGGGGAGTTTGGGACAAATATGCCACCTGAGCCCCTTAGGTCCTTGGCCCAGAGAAGACCTCACCCCCCTCaacatccctgcccctccctgaaaCTCACTGTGGCAGCTCTCGCAAGTCAGGCCCTTCTGGAATCCAGCCCCATTCATGCCAGGTTTCGAGCCCACAGAGATGATCTGGTTAGGATTTGGCTTAGTACTGACAGGAACAGTGTGGGGAGAAACCAGGAACCGGTCAAGAAAGAGAATCCACGTCCACCTCCTCCCGATCATTTGACCCTCTGACCCTGACTCCTGCCGTGGTCACCACCAATCACTGAGAAAAGcattgctggggggggggggggtgcgggggcagggagggtggggagggagaaaaagaaaacatgccagCCTCCCCCACCTACCACACTTACTAGGTGGGGATATAGACTTGTTTCAGTTTGCTGTCTGCTTCAGCAGCTTTCAATCTTTTCtgcaagaaggggaaaaaaggaagaaagagaaagatcagaGCACCTCCACAGGACGATGTCATCAACTTCGAAGGCAGGGGTGAGCAGGAGGCCCCTGGTCCAGCCTTCCCAGCCCAGCCCATACCTGCTGAATATAGCGGTCTGTGGTTTTCCACATGTAATAAAACTGGACTATGCTGGCGAGTGACTTCCAAGGCAGctaaggaggcagagggaaggaagctGAGCTGGCATCTGGCTCCGGGTCCCCGTTCCCTCACCTGTCGTCTCTTCCACCTCTCCTGCCAGCCCCGTCCACTTACAAAATCCTGGCGAATATCATTGAAATCCTTGCCGTACTTCTCCAGGGCCTCCTCAAACAGCATGGCCTCCGAGGCCGACCACTCCTCCATCTCGTCCCGACACAGCACTGGGCCTCCCTGGGGCACCAGGGTCGACATGGCCTTAGCCAAGTCGTAGCCGTTCCTCTGCAACGTATCCATGGCATGAAACTACCGGGAAGGTGGGAAACAATGCGGATGCCCTGAGACCCTCCACACCGGGCTTCTCAGAgacccttcctctgtccccaggctcTGCAGGTCCCCACAGAGCCCAGCCTGCCCGACTTCCCAGCAACCTCTGCTCACCAGCGTGATATCTCGGGAGGCAGCAGCTGCACTCATGTGCAGGCTTGGCTGCCGAATGGAGCTGCTGCAATCTAGGGCTCTTGCGAAGGTCCCCACGGCCCTAAGGGAGATATTAAGaagtcaagagagagagaagaaagcatgaGTGAGCTGAGGAATTAAGCCAGATAAGGAAAACCACGCAGGCCAAAACAACCAGTCTAGTCCAGCTCTGAGAATTCGATGCAGAGCGTCCACACCGCCCCCAGCCCGTCTTGCCCGTCCACCCACCCCTCACCGGGCCACCACGAGAAACTGATCAATCTGCCGGTCTGTGAGAGGGTTGTCCGGGTCCCAGACCTTCATCTCCATCTTCTGTTGGTTCCGATTATCAGATTCTCCTGGGGAACAGGGCAATGGCAACatcagggagagggaaaggagaacaACAGGTGCCTTGACACAATAGCACCTCGCTCCCCCCGTGCCTCTGGCGTGGATTCTATCAGCCACCTCAACTCTCGGACTTTTCTTCCCGACTGTGCCCACTGGCGCCTTGCAGGTTCCCAAGGTCCCAGCTTGTCAGGGCGATGGCACAGAGCCGTGAAGGCCGTGGAGCCTATGACTCCGCAGCACGCCATTCACAGCGACTACGACGTTACATGACTCAGGGGCCGCACGCTCCGTCCTGTTGCTTACCCTCTGCCAGGCGATCTGGGATCTCAGCTTGGTATTTGCAACCAACTCGGATCTCCCCCTGATCGGCTAAAAGCGTCTTCTGCACGGGGTCGAACACCAGTGAGTAAAAAAAGCAGTCCTGGAGCCAGGAAGAAAAAGTAAGCGGGCGGTGGGGAGCATCCAGCGTTCCCATGACAGGCAGTCTGTGGACCTGAACCTTATTCCAGTCCTACTCTCCTCTTGCCTTCTGGGCACACCCattcccctccttctttccccccaCACCTCTTTCTCACCTCCTTTTCCAAGTATTGGCTCAAGATGTCGGTCTCATTCAAGAGGGTCACGCTGCATTTCCCCCTACAGAAGAGAGGTCCGAAAACCCTAGGTGAGCTCCTCATTCCTTCTCCACAGCACTTCCATTATGCCAC from Panthera tigris isolate Pti1 chromosome D1, P.tigris_Pti1_mat1.1, whole genome shotgun sequence includes the following:
- the MTA2 gene encoding metastasis-associated protein MTA2, which translates into the protein MAANMYRVGDYVYFENSSSNPYLVRRIEELNKTANGNVEAKVVCLFRRRDISSSLNSLADSNAREFEEESKQPGVSEQQRHQLKHRELFLSRQFESLPATHIRGKCSVTLLNETDILSQYLEKEDCFFYSLVFDPVQKTLLADQGEIRVGCKYQAEIPDRLAEGESDNRNQQKMEMKVWDPDNPLTDRQIDQFLVVARAVGTFARALDCSSSIRQPSLHMSAAAASRDITLFHAMDTLQRNGYDLAKAMSTLVPQGGPVLCRDEMEEWSASEAMLFEEALEKYGKDFNDIRQDFLPWKSLASIVQFYYMWKTTDRYIQQKRLKAAEADSKLKQVYIPTYTKPNPNQIISVGSKPGMNGAGFQKGLTCESCHTTQSAQWYAWGPPNMQCRLCASCWIYWKKYGGLKTPTQLEGAARGTTEPHSRGHLSRPEAQSLSPYTTSANRAKLLAKNRQTFLLQTTKLTRLARRMCRDLLQPRRAARRPYAPINANAIKAECSIRLPKAAKTPLKIHPLVRLPLATIVKDLVAQAPLKPKTPRGTKTPINRNQLTQNRGLGGIMVKRAYETMSGAGVPFSANGRPLASGIRSSSQPAAKRQKLNPADAPNPVVFVATKDTRALRKALTHLEMRRAARRPNLPLKVKPPLIAVRPPVPLSAPSHPASTNEPIVLED